One Malus sylvestris chromosome 14, drMalSylv7.2, whole genome shotgun sequence DNA segment encodes these proteins:
- the LOC126600095 gene encoding zinc finger BED domain-containing protein RICESLEEPER 2-like isoform X1, giving the protein MHPISGLNLIHRVEMDDDSTPHPNSVETPRTNQPPPVPKFSPGVKGKQPGSLPNDSTPRPNSVETSRTNQLPPVPKFSAGVKGKQPGSLPNDSTPHPNPVETSQTNQLPPVPKFSAGVKGKQPGPLPTVWDHFIKLENDGLIEPRYECNYCGEEFSVDNIKHGDSILWNHLTDDCENNPHRSEHKRKENPSLETSQVPSCSGENSLEGWLSIAEYIRACSKMMIIDELPFTFVERKSVQVFMKLLRPDFDIPSPVTLARDAYQLYLDQKKQLKSLLFEDSQRVCLTTQTWTSMQQTKYMALKVHFIDSEWELHKKMLNFCEVPNDNEETVGEVIASCLVDWGIERVLTVSVEDANDAALNSMKMKLKNFTGNLLDGECLHMRCYTHIVNSIVHESLIDVHESIDSIRNAVKYVSSSPEGLLKFEACIKHEKIECKGLMVLDVPTRWNTTYLMLRDALKFQKAFEKLEEGDEDYGSHFLEDESGLKMIGPPTVDDWENVRAFVWFLKIFYDATLKFGASGVTSNICFDTMCSLRSKLTTLSQSQDSLLGKMATSIKTKYDKYWGSLDDNKLLIVSVVLDPRFKLDYVAFCFGEIYGDSMVEEMEKGVKELLFRLYEVYSASDSTPSCTEASNGDQCHYEWMNKFLEFKEKKGLLLRNEVDRYLSDSCENTADNTFDMLHWWKVNSTKYGMLSRIARDVFAIPVSTMASSESAFSTRRCVLNKYWSSYPPSFVQALMCSQDWLRSLPSSPVMVDDDEVLIEDAIFYKEIESEFYNGGLSDNEGLSDNLMSNNEDLSDYEDLFED; this is encoded by the exons ACTCAATTTGATTCATAGGGTTGAGATGGATGATGATTCAACTCCGCATCCTAATTCTGTTGAAACTCCCCGAACTAACCAGCCTCCACCAGTTCCTAAATTCAGTCCGGGCGTTAAGGGAAAACAACCTGGATCACTACCAAATGATTCAACTCCTCGTCCTAATTCTGTTGAAACTTCCCGAACTAACCAGCTTCCACCAGTTCCTAAATTCAGTGCGGGCGTCAAGGGAAAACAACCTGGATCACTACCAAATGATTCAACTCCTCATCCTAATCCTGTTGAAACTTCCCAAACTAACCAGCTTCCACCAGTTCCTAAATTCAGTGCGGGCGTTAAGGGAAAACAACCTGGACCACTGCCAACTGTATGGGATCACTTCATTAAACTCGAAAATGATGGCCTTATCGAGCCTAGATATGAATGCAATTACTGTGGGGAGGAATTCAGTGTGGATAATATCAAGCACGGAGATAGTATTTTATGGAATCATTTGACTGATGACTGTGAAAATAACCCGCATAGATCAGAGCACAAAAGGAAAGAGAACCCGAGTCTTGAAACTAGCCAAGTTCCAAGTTGTTCTGGTGAGAATTCTTTGGAAGGGTGGTTAAGTATAGCAGAATATATCAGAGCATGCAGTAAGATGATGATTATCGACGAGTTGCCTTTTACCTTTGtagagagaaaatcggttcaaGTTTTTATGAAATTACTTCGTCCTGATTTTGATATCCCATCTCCAGTAACACTTGCTCGAGATGCATACCAGCTTTATTTGGATCAGAAGAAGCAACTGAAAAGCTTGTTGTTTGAAGATTCGCAGAGGGTCTGCCTTACTACCCAAACATGGACTTCTATGCAACAGACCAAGTACATGGCTCTGAAGGTCCATTTTATTGACAGCGAATGGGAACTTCATAAGAAAATGTTGAACTTTTGTGAAGTACCTAATGATAATGAGGAGACAGTTGGAGAAGTCATTGCATCGTGTTTAGTTGATTGGGGTATAGAAAGAGTGTTGACAGTTTCTGTTGAGGATGCAAATGATGCGGCTCTGAACTCTATGAAAATGAAGTTGAAAAATTTTACTGGGAATTTGTTAGATGGTGAATGTTTACACATGCGATGCTATACACATATTGTGAACTCGATTGTGCACGAGAGCTTGATAGATGTGCATGAATCAATTGATAGTATTCGCAATGCTGTGAAATATGTAAGTTCGTCTCCTGAAGGGTTATTGAAATTTGAAGCATGTATTAAGCACgaaaaaattgaatgtaaaGGTCTTATGGTTTTGGATGTTCCTACTAGGTGGAATACCACCTATTTGATGTTGAGAGATGCCTTAAAGTTCCAAAAGGCTTTTGAGAAGCTAGAAGAAGGTGATGAAGATTATGGTAGCCATTTCTTGGAGGATGAGAGTGGGTTAAAAATGATAGGTCCACCTACAGTTGATGATTGGGAAAATGTTCGggcttttgtttggtttttgaagattttttaTGATGCAACCTTGAAGTTTGGTGCTTCAGGTGTCACTTCCAATATCTGTTTTGATACAATGTGTTCACTTCGATCTAAGTTGACAACATTGAGCCAAAGTCAAGATTCACTTTTGGGGAAAATGGCAACTAGTATCAAAACAAAATATGACAAATATTGGGGTTCTCTTGACGACAACAAGCTGTTGATTGTTTCAGTTGTGCTTGATCCACGATTTAAGTTGGATTATGTGGCATTTTGTTTTGGTGAGATATATGGTGATTCCATGGTTGAAGAGATGGAGAAAGGGGTCAAAGAGCTTTTGTTTCGTCTTTACGAGGTTTATAGTGCATCAGATTCCACTCCTAGTTGCACCGAAGCTTCTAATGGTGATCAGTGTCATTACGAATGGATGAATAAGTTTCTAgagttcaaagaaaagaaaggttTACTGTTAAGAAATGAGGTGGATAGGTATTTGTCAGACAGTTGTGAGAATACAGCAGACAACACCTTTGATATGCTGCATTGGTGGAAAGTAAACTCCACAAAGTATGGAATGCTGTCGCGTATTGCGAGGGATGTCTTTGCTATCCCCGTATCTACAATGGCTTCATCTGAGTCTGCATTTAGCACAAGACGGTGTGTTCTAAATAAGTACTGGAGCTCGTACCCTCCTAGCTTTGTGCAGGCCTTGATGTGCTCACAAGATTGGCTACGAAGCCTACCATCTTCTCCTGTCATggtagatgatgatgaagtatTAATTGAGGATGCGATATTTTACAAAGAAATCGAGTcag AGTTCTATAACGGAGGGCTATCAGATAACGAAGGCCTGTCAGACAATCTCATGTCCAATAACGAAGATCTGTCAGATTATGAAG ATCTCTTCGAGGATTGA
- the LOC126600095 gene encoding zinc finger BED domain-containing protein RICESLEEPER 2-like isoform X2 codes for MHPISGVEMDDDSTPHPNSVETPRTNQPPPVPKFSPGVKGKQPGSLPNDSTPRPNSVETSRTNQLPPVPKFSAGVKGKQPGSLPNDSTPHPNPVETSQTNQLPPVPKFSAGVKGKQPGPLPTVWDHFIKLENDGLIEPRYECNYCGEEFSVDNIKHGDSILWNHLTDDCENNPHRSEHKRKENPSLETSQVPSCSGENSLEGWLSIAEYIRACSKMMIIDELPFTFVERKSVQVFMKLLRPDFDIPSPVTLARDAYQLYLDQKKQLKSLLFEDSQRVCLTTQTWTSMQQTKYMALKVHFIDSEWELHKKMLNFCEVPNDNEETVGEVIASCLVDWGIERVLTVSVEDANDAALNSMKMKLKNFTGNLLDGECLHMRCYTHIVNSIVHESLIDVHESIDSIRNAVKYVSSSPEGLLKFEACIKHEKIECKGLMVLDVPTRWNTTYLMLRDALKFQKAFEKLEEGDEDYGSHFLEDESGLKMIGPPTVDDWENVRAFVWFLKIFYDATLKFGASGVTSNICFDTMCSLRSKLTTLSQSQDSLLGKMATSIKTKYDKYWGSLDDNKLLIVSVVLDPRFKLDYVAFCFGEIYGDSMVEEMEKGVKELLFRLYEVYSASDSTPSCTEASNGDQCHYEWMNKFLEFKEKKGLLLRNEVDRYLSDSCENTADNTFDMLHWWKVNSTKYGMLSRIARDVFAIPVSTMASSESAFSTRRCVLNKYWSSYPPSFVQALMCSQDWLRSLPSSPVMVDDDEVLIEDAIFYKEIESEFYNGGLSDNEGLSDNLMSNNEDLSDYEDLFED; via the exons GGTTGAGATGGATGATGATTCAACTCCGCATCCTAATTCTGTTGAAACTCCCCGAACTAACCAGCCTCCACCAGTTCCTAAATTCAGTCCGGGCGTTAAGGGAAAACAACCTGGATCACTACCAAATGATTCAACTCCTCGTCCTAATTCTGTTGAAACTTCCCGAACTAACCAGCTTCCACCAGTTCCTAAATTCAGTGCGGGCGTCAAGGGAAAACAACCTGGATCACTACCAAATGATTCAACTCCTCATCCTAATCCTGTTGAAACTTCCCAAACTAACCAGCTTCCACCAGTTCCTAAATTCAGTGCGGGCGTTAAGGGAAAACAACCTGGACCACTGCCAACTGTATGGGATCACTTCATTAAACTCGAAAATGATGGCCTTATCGAGCCTAGATATGAATGCAATTACTGTGGGGAGGAATTCAGTGTGGATAATATCAAGCACGGAGATAGTATTTTATGGAATCATTTGACTGATGACTGTGAAAATAACCCGCATAGATCAGAGCACAAAAGGAAAGAGAACCCGAGTCTTGAAACTAGCCAAGTTCCAAGTTGTTCTGGTGAGAATTCTTTGGAAGGGTGGTTAAGTATAGCAGAATATATCAGAGCATGCAGTAAGATGATGATTATCGACGAGTTGCCTTTTACCTTTGtagagagaaaatcggttcaaGTTTTTATGAAATTACTTCGTCCTGATTTTGATATCCCATCTCCAGTAACACTTGCTCGAGATGCATACCAGCTTTATTTGGATCAGAAGAAGCAACTGAAAAGCTTGTTGTTTGAAGATTCGCAGAGGGTCTGCCTTACTACCCAAACATGGACTTCTATGCAACAGACCAAGTACATGGCTCTGAAGGTCCATTTTATTGACAGCGAATGGGAACTTCATAAGAAAATGTTGAACTTTTGTGAAGTACCTAATGATAATGAGGAGACAGTTGGAGAAGTCATTGCATCGTGTTTAGTTGATTGGGGTATAGAAAGAGTGTTGACAGTTTCTGTTGAGGATGCAAATGATGCGGCTCTGAACTCTATGAAAATGAAGTTGAAAAATTTTACTGGGAATTTGTTAGATGGTGAATGTTTACACATGCGATGCTATACACATATTGTGAACTCGATTGTGCACGAGAGCTTGATAGATGTGCATGAATCAATTGATAGTATTCGCAATGCTGTGAAATATGTAAGTTCGTCTCCTGAAGGGTTATTGAAATTTGAAGCATGTATTAAGCACgaaaaaattgaatgtaaaGGTCTTATGGTTTTGGATGTTCCTACTAGGTGGAATACCACCTATTTGATGTTGAGAGATGCCTTAAAGTTCCAAAAGGCTTTTGAGAAGCTAGAAGAAGGTGATGAAGATTATGGTAGCCATTTCTTGGAGGATGAGAGTGGGTTAAAAATGATAGGTCCACCTACAGTTGATGATTGGGAAAATGTTCGggcttttgtttggtttttgaagattttttaTGATGCAACCTTGAAGTTTGGTGCTTCAGGTGTCACTTCCAATATCTGTTTTGATACAATGTGTTCACTTCGATCTAAGTTGACAACATTGAGCCAAAGTCAAGATTCACTTTTGGGGAAAATGGCAACTAGTATCAAAACAAAATATGACAAATATTGGGGTTCTCTTGACGACAACAAGCTGTTGATTGTTTCAGTTGTGCTTGATCCACGATTTAAGTTGGATTATGTGGCATTTTGTTTTGGTGAGATATATGGTGATTCCATGGTTGAAGAGATGGAGAAAGGGGTCAAAGAGCTTTTGTTTCGTCTTTACGAGGTTTATAGTGCATCAGATTCCACTCCTAGTTGCACCGAAGCTTCTAATGGTGATCAGTGTCATTACGAATGGATGAATAAGTTTCTAgagttcaaagaaaagaaaggttTACTGTTAAGAAATGAGGTGGATAGGTATTTGTCAGACAGTTGTGAGAATACAGCAGACAACACCTTTGATATGCTGCATTGGTGGAAAGTAAACTCCACAAAGTATGGAATGCTGTCGCGTATTGCGAGGGATGTCTTTGCTATCCCCGTATCTACAATGGCTTCATCTGAGTCTGCATTTAGCACAAGACGGTGTGTTCTAAATAAGTACTGGAGCTCGTACCCTCCTAGCTTTGTGCAGGCCTTGATGTGCTCACAAGATTGGCTACGAAGCCTACCATCTTCTCCTGTCATggtagatgatgatgaagtatTAATTGAGGATGCGATATTTTACAAAGAAATCGAGTcag AGTTCTATAACGGAGGGCTATCAGATAACGAAGGCCTGTCAGACAATCTCATGTCCAATAACGAAGATCTGTCAGATTATGAAG ATCTCTTCGAGGATTGA
- the LOC126600095 gene encoding zinc finger BED domain-containing protein RICESLEEPER 2-like isoform X3 codes for MDDDSTPHPNSVETPRTNQPPPVPKFSPGVKGKQPGSLPNDSTPRPNSVETSRTNQLPPVPKFSAGVKGKQPGSLPNDSTPHPNPVETSQTNQLPPVPKFSAGVKGKQPGPLPTVWDHFIKLENDGLIEPRYECNYCGEEFSVDNIKHGDSILWNHLTDDCENNPHRSEHKRKENPSLETSQVPSCSGENSLEGWLSIAEYIRACSKMMIIDELPFTFVERKSVQVFMKLLRPDFDIPSPVTLARDAYQLYLDQKKQLKSLLFEDSQRVCLTTQTWTSMQQTKYMALKVHFIDSEWELHKKMLNFCEVPNDNEETVGEVIASCLVDWGIERVLTVSVEDANDAALNSMKMKLKNFTGNLLDGECLHMRCYTHIVNSIVHESLIDVHESIDSIRNAVKYVSSSPEGLLKFEACIKHEKIECKGLMVLDVPTRWNTTYLMLRDALKFQKAFEKLEEGDEDYGSHFLEDESGLKMIGPPTVDDWENVRAFVWFLKIFYDATLKFGASGVTSNICFDTMCSLRSKLTTLSQSQDSLLGKMATSIKTKYDKYWGSLDDNKLLIVSVVLDPRFKLDYVAFCFGEIYGDSMVEEMEKGVKELLFRLYEVYSASDSTPSCTEASNGDQCHYEWMNKFLEFKEKKGLLLRNEVDRYLSDSCENTADNTFDMLHWWKVNSTKYGMLSRIARDVFAIPVSTMASSESAFSTRRCVLNKYWSSYPPSFVQALMCSQDWLRSLPSSPVMVDDDEVLIEDAIFYKEIESEFYNGGLSDNEGLSDNLMSNNEDLSDYEDLFED; via the exons ATGGATGATGATTCAACTCCGCATCCTAATTCTGTTGAAACTCCCCGAACTAACCAGCCTCCACCAGTTCCTAAATTCAGTCCGGGCGTTAAGGGAAAACAACCTGGATCACTACCAAATGATTCAACTCCTCGTCCTAATTCTGTTGAAACTTCCCGAACTAACCAGCTTCCACCAGTTCCTAAATTCAGTGCGGGCGTCAAGGGAAAACAACCTGGATCACTACCAAATGATTCAACTCCTCATCCTAATCCTGTTGAAACTTCCCAAACTAACCAGCTTCCACCAGTTCCTAAATTCAGTGCGGGCGTTAAGGGAAAACAACCTGGACCACTGCCAACTGTATGGGATCACTTCATTAAACTCGAAAATGATGGCCTTATCGAGCCTAGATATGAATGCAATTACTGTGGGGAGGAATTCAGTGTGGATAATATCAAGCACGGAGATAGTATTTTATGGAATCATTTGACTGATGACTGTGAAAATAACCCGCATAGATCAGAGCACAAAAGGAAAGAGAACCCGAGTCTTGAAACTAGCCAAGTTCCAAGTTGTTCTGGTGAGAATTCTTTGGAAGGGTGGTTAAGTATAGCAGAATATATCAGAGCATGCAGTAAGATGATGATTATCGACGAGTTGCCTTTTACCTTTGtagagagaaaatcggttcaaGTTTTTATGAAATTACTTCGTCCTGATTTTGATATCCCATCTCCAGTAACACTTGCTCGAGATGCATACCAGCTTTATTTGGATCAGAAGAAGCAACTGAAAAGCTTGTTGTTTGAAGATTCGCAGAGGGTCTGCCTTACTACCCAAACATGGACTTCTATGCAACAGACCAAGTACATGGCTCTGAAGGTCCATTTTATTGACAGCGAATGGGAACTTCATAAGAAAATGTTGAACTTTTGTGAAGTACCTAATGATAATGAGGAGACAGTTGGAGAAGTCATTGCATCGTGTTTAGTTGATTGGGGTATAGAAAGAGTGTTGACAGTTTCTGTTGAGGATGCAAATGATGCGGCTCTGAACTCTATGAAAATGAAGTTGAAAAATTTTACTGGGAATTTGTTAGATGGTGAATGTTTACACATGCGATGCTATACACATATTGTGAACTCGATTGTGCACGAGAGCTTGATAGATGTGCATGAATCAATTGATAGTATTCGCAATGCTGTGAAATATGTAAGTTCGTCTCCTGAAGGGTTATTGAAATTTGAAGCATGTATTAAGCACgaaaaaattgaatgtaaaGGTCTTATGGTTTTGGATGTTCCTACTAGGTGGAATACCACCTATTTGATGTTGAGAGATGCCTTAAAGTTCCAAAAGGCTTTTGAGAAGCTAGAAGAAGGTGATGAAGATTATGGTAGCCATTTCTTGGAGGATGAGAGTGGGTTAAAAATGATAGGTCCACCTACAGTTGATGATTGGGAAAATGTTCGggcttttgtttggtttttgaagattttttaTGATGCAACCTTGAAGTTTGGTGCTTCAGGTGTCACTTCCAATATCTGTTTTGATACAATGTGTTCACTTCGATCTAAGTTGACAACATTGAGCCAAAGTCAAGATTCACTTTTGGGGAAAATGGCAACTAGTATCAAAACAAAATATGACAAATATTGGGGTTCTCTTGACGACAACAAGCTGTTGATTGTTTCAGTTGTGCTTGATCCACGATTTAAGTTGGATTATGTGGCATTTTGTTTTGGTGAGATATATGGTGATTCCATGGTTGAAGAGATGGAGAAAGGGGTCAAAGAGCTTTTGTTTCGTCTTTACGAGGTTTATAGTGCATCAGATTCCACTCCTAGTTGCACCGAAGCTTCTAATGGTGATCAGTGTCATTACGAATGGATGAATAAGTTTCTAgagttcaaagaaaagaaaggttTACTGTTAAGAAATGAGGTGGATAGGTATTTGTCAGACAGTTGTGAGAATACAGCAGACAACACCTTTGATATGCTGCATTGGTGGAAAGTAAACTCCACAAAGTATGGAATGCTGTCGCGTATTGCGAGGGATGTCTTTGCTATCCCCGTATCTACAATGGCTTCATCTGAGTCTGCATTTAGCACAAGACGGTGTGTTCTAAATAAGTACTGGAGCTCGTACCCTCCTAGCTTTGTGCAGGCCTTGATGTGCTCACAAGATTGGCTACGAAGCCTACCATCTTCTCCTGTCATggtagatgatgatgaagtatTAATTGAGGATGCGATATTTTACAAAGAAATCGAGTcag AGTTCTATAACGGAGGGCTATCAGATAACGAAGGCCTGTCAGACAATCTCATGTCCAATAACGAAGATCTGTCAGATTATGAAG ATCTCTTCGAGGATTGA
- the LOC126600096 gene encoding aldehyde oxidase GLOX1-like encodes MMTNVSLIDLSLFLLLIFHFSQNPTADAAGGKWQVLKNVGISAMHMQLLKNDRIILFDRTDFGKSNLSLPNGNCVNNDCTAHSAEFTVQTNAVRPLTVLSDVWCSSGSMAPNGNLIQTGGFNGGERRVRVFQPCTGCDWKEIVDGVNVRRWYATNHVLPDGRQIIVGGRRQFNYEFYPKTPSSSSVYSLPFLSQTNDAGEENNLYPFVFLNPDGNLFIFANNRAILFNYVNNTVVKSYPQIPGGDPRSYPSTGSAVLLPLKNLTAPSVEAEVLVCGGTPKGSYTKATNGTFVGALNTCARIKITDPNPQWVVETMPQARVMGDMILLPDATVLLINGASSGAAGWELGRNPVLNPVVYRPNNAVGSRFEQQNPTTIPRMYHSTALLVRDGRVLVGGSNPHDKYEFGNNVLFSTELRLEAFSPQYLDAKYADLRPTIIAPLNQAKIRYGIKLAVQFSLTATLATNSVYLTMVAPPFSTHSFSMNQRLLVLGAENVRQVGPTTYQAQVTTPPSGNLAPSGFYILCVVHQQIPSEGIFVQIL; translated from the coding sequence ATGATGACAAATGTTAGTCTCATTGATCTTTCATTATTTCTGTTGTTAATATTTCATTTCTCTCAAAATCCAACGGCGGACGCTGCCGGTGGCAAATGGCAAGTGTTGAAGAACGTTGGCATTTCCGCCATGCACATGCAGCTCTTAAAAAACGACCGCATCATCCTCTTCGACCGCACCGACTTCGGCAAATCCAACTTGTCCTTACCCAACGGTAACTGCGTCAACAACGACTGCACCGCCCACTCCGCAGAGTTCACTGTCCAAACCAATGCCGTCCGCCCCCTCACCGTCTTATCCGACGTCTGGTGCTCCTCCGGCTCCATGGCCCCCAACGGTAACTTAATCCAAACCGGCGGCTTCAACGGTGGAGAGCGCCGCGTCAGGGTTTTCCAACCATGCACGGGTTGTGATTGGAAGGAGATTGTGGACGGCGTAAACGTGCGCCGTTGGTACGCCACCAATCATGTTCTGCCCGACGGACGGCAGATTATCGTCGGCGGCAGGAGGCAGTTCAACTACGAGTTTTATCCCAAGACGCCATCGTCTAGCAGCGTCTACAGTTTACCGTTCCTTTCGCAGACCAACGATGCCGGCGAGGAAAATAATCTCTAcccttttgtttttctcaacCCCGACGGCAACTTATTTATTTTCGCCAACAACCGAGCTATTCTGTTCAATTATGTGAACAACACCGTCGTTAAAAGCTACCCGCAAATACCTGGTGGCGACCCCAGGTCGTACCCCAGCACCGGCTCAGCCGTGTTGCTGCCGTTGAAGAACTTGACGGCTCCGTCGGTTGAGGCTGAGGTTTTGGTCTGTGGTGGAACTCCAAAAGGATCTTACACCAAGGCAACAAACGGTACTTTTGTCGGAGCTCTAAACACGTGCGCTCGGATCAAAATAACTGATCCGAACCCGCAGTGGGTTGTTGAGACTATGCCTCAAGCTAGAGTCATGGGTGACATGATATTGCTCCCAGATGCCACCGTTTTGCTCATCAATGGTGCCTCGTCTGGGGCTGCGGGATGGGAACTTGGACGTAACCCAGTTCTCAACCCTGTTGTGTACCGACCCAATAACGCGGTCGGATCACGATTCGAACAACAAAACCCTACAACCATACCGCGGATGTACCATTCCACAGCATTATTGGTACGCGATGGTAGAGTGCTCGTTGGAGGTAGTAACCCTCATGATAAATACGAGTTTGGCAACAACGTGCTTTTCTCAACAGAATTGAGATTAGAGGCATTTAGTCCTCAGTATCTCGACGCTAAGTACGCGGATTTGCGTCCTACGATCATTGCACCTCTAAACCAAGCCAAAATCCGCTATGGAATAAAACTAGCCGTTCAATTCTCACTTACGGCCACGCTAGCAACGAATTCAGTGTACCTGACAATGGTGGCGCCGCCTTTTAGCACGCATTCGTTCTCAATGAATCAGAGGCTGCTGGTTCTTGGTGCGGAGAACGTACGACAGGTAGGGCCAACGACGTATCAAGCTCAGGTGACGACGCCGCCTTCGGGAAACCTTGCACCTTCCGGGTTTTACATTTTGTGTGTGGTTCATCAACAAATTCCAAGCGAGGGCATCTTTGTCCAAATTCTGTGA